A window of Exiguobacterium sp. FSL W8-0210 contains these coding sequences:
- a CDS encoding MIP/aquaporin family protein: MSPLLAEFLGTALLVALGNGVGAGVSLTKSFAKDAGWIVITFAWGFAVAIAAYAVGQFSGAHLNPAVTLGLAFDGSFAWADVPGYIVAQIAGGILGASLVFVHYLPHWAETKDPATKLGVFATSPAIPHTFANLMSEMIATFLLVIGLLSIGANKFSDGLNPLIVGFLIVSLGMSFGGTTGYAMNPARDLGPRIAHFILPIHGKGSSNWGYSWIPVLGPVLGGSLGGLFYRSVFTGKDTPAFWVVGLVTIVILGLCYRFGVRPNKTTSVESKSA; encoded by the coding sequence ATGTCACCCTTACTAGCGGAATTTTTAGGTACAGCCTTGCTTGTCGCGCTTGGAAACGGTGTTGGTGCAGGCGTTAGTTTGACGAAATCGTTTGCGAAGGATGCAGGCTGGATCGTCATCACGTTTGCCTGGGGTTTTGCTGTGGCGATTGCAGCGTATGCCGTCGGTCAATTCAGTGGAGCACACCTTAATCCAGCAGTAACGCTTGGTTTAGCCTTTGACGGTTCATTTGCATGGGCGGACGTACCAGGCTATATCGTCGCTCAAATTGCCGGCGGGATACTTGGTGCAAGTCTTGTTTTCGTTCATTACTTACCACACTGGGCGGAGACGAAAGACCCAGCAACGAAACTCGGCGTCTTTGCGACGTCACCAGCGATTCCACATACATTTGCCAATCTAATGAGTGAAATGATTGCGACATTCTTACTTGTCATCGGGTTGTTATCGATCGGAGCGAATAAGTTCTCAGATGGTTTAAATCCATTGATCGTCGGTTTCTTGATCGTCAGCCTCGGTATGTCATTCGGAGGCACGACAGGATATGCGATGAATCCGGCGCGGGACCTTGGTCCACGTATCGCTCACTTCATCTTACCGATTCATGGAAAAGGATCTTCGAACTGGGGATACTCATGGATTCCGGTTCTCGGACCAGTTCTCGGTGGAAGTCTTGGCGGATTGTTTTATCGTTCGGTCTTCACAGGAAAAGATACACCGGCTTTTTGGGTTGTAGGACTTGTGACAATCGTCATATTAGGCTTATGCTATAGATTCGGTGTTCGTCCGAACAAAACAACGTCAGTGGAGTCAAAGTCAGCTTAA
- a CDS encoding GNAT family N-acetyltransferase, whose amino-acid sequence MIIFKEVTREHFPIIQSLYASVPEYALLEERVLPLSDSTLQEEYLNPDTVSLIGYVDGEPVLLIDYLPKHPKDGTPWIGLFLLDASQHGTGTSSRLLSAFCDQFLSQESYIHLAVLPDNLRALRFWEKHDFHYVRTSLSNREQLVDVYVYDVSKNK is encoded by the coding sequence ATGATTATTTTTAAAGAAGTGACACGCGAACATTTTCCGATCATTCAATCGTTGTATGCGAGCGTTCCTGAATATGCGCTCTTAGAAGAACGAGTGCTTCCACTCTCTGATTCGACCTTACAGGAAGAGTATTTAAATCCAGATACCGTATCGCTGATTGGGTATGTGGACGGAGAACCTGTCTTACTGATTGACTACCTACCGAAGCACCCGAAAGACGGTACACCTTGGATCGGTCTATTCTTATTGGATGCTTCTCAGCACGGAACGGGAACTAGCAGTCGGTTACTATCCGCTTTTTGTGATCAATTCCTAAGTCAGGAATCTTACATTCATCTCGCAGTCTTACCTGATAATTTAAGGGCCCTACGCTTTTGGGAAAAACACGATTTCCACTACGTGCGAACGAGTCTCTCGAATCGTGAACAACTCGTAGACGTCTACGTGTATGATGTAAGTAAAAACAAATGA
- a CDS encoding ABC transporter ATP-binding protein, which produces MLKIENISKRLGKEQILKDVSFEVSPGEVFGFLGPNGAGKTTTIRIITGLLEQDAGKVTVNGFDVVEERSKALTQIGAIVENPAFYPYLTGKQNLVHAKNLIPGLGQVDYDALARLVGLEGKLSKKVGEYSLGMKQRLGIARALLHNPRVLILDEPTNGLDPSGIAELREYLRQMAREQDIAILISSHMLSEMEQISDRYAIIDQGVIKSVESVRNETGAKIALRVNAEAMTDVLDALRVANYPSEVLENKIIITAPENECPAIARLVVPIADLHELTVKRLTLEEQFLQVTKKEGDSHVFAHTK; this is translated from the coding sequence ATGTTAAAGATTGAAAATATCTCAAAGCGTCTCGGGAAAGAGCAAATTTTAAAAGACGTCAGTTTTGAGGTATCGCCAGGAGAAGTGTTCGGCTTCCTCGGACCGAACGGAGCAGGGAAAACGACGACGATTCGCATCATCACGGGACTACTCGAGCAGGATGCAGGGAAAGTCACGGTCAATGGATTTGATGTCGTAGAAGAGCGTTCGAAAGCGTTGACGCAAATCGGAGCAATCGTTGAGAATCCGGCGTTTTATCCTTATCTGACAGGAAAACAAAACTTGGTTCATGCAAAAAACCTCATTCCGGGACTCGGTCAAGTTGATTATGATGCACTAGCACGACTCGTTGGTCTTGAAGGAAAGCTTTCAAAAAAAGTCGGAGAGTACTCACTCGGAATGAAGCAACGACTCGGAATTGCTCGTGCCTTGCTACATAACCCGCGCGTCTTGATTTTAGATGAACCAACGAATGGTCTGGATCCATCCGGGATTGCGGAGCTTCGTGAATATTTACGTCAAATGGCGCGTGAGCAAGATATCGCGATTTTAATTTCAAGCCATATGTTGAGTGAGATGGAACAAATCAGTGATCGTTACGCGATCATCGATCAGGGTGTCATCAAGTCGGTCGAGTCCGTTCGTAATGAAACCGGAGCGAAAATCGCTCTTCGTGTTAATGCAGAAGCAATGACAGATGTACTGGATGCCCTTCGCGTCGCAAACTACCCATCAGAAGTACTCGAGAATAAAATCATTATCACCGCACCGGAAAATGAGTGTCCAGCTATCGCGCGACTCGTCGTACCGATTGCCGATTTACATGAATTGACCGTCAAACGCTTGACGCTCGAGGAACAATTCCTGCAAGTAACGAAAAAAGAGGGGGATTCACATGTTTTCGCTCATACAAAATGA
- a CDS encoding YczE/YyaS/YitT family protein: MSQQKRIVIYLFSILINALGNSFMVTASIGSAPWTSASEAVAAISPLTVGLAIIVLHVLALIATLFLGSRFSWWTIVLSFALVVLFGAAIDFFLSIHQLIYTPQGLWMRAVYMLIGMPLISLGLALYLQIGFVLMPPDYLMKSLISRFKSTSLGATISLGIPFVIACLFSLIERELIGIGVGTFIFLLLNGPLIEWFQQLFPITARPPKRTSS, from the coding sequence ATGAGTCAGCAAAAACGGATTGTCATCTATTTATTTTCTATTTTAATTAACGCCTTAGGAAACAGCTTCATGGTGACCGCCTCGATCGGGAGTGCACCTTGGACTTCAGCGAGTGAAGCCGTCGCGGCAATCTCACCGTTAACCGTTGGACTAGCGATCATCGTCCTACATGTACTCGCCTTGATTGCAACACTCTTTCTCGGAAGCCGCTTCAGTTGGTGGACGATCGTCCTTAGTTTTGCACTCGTCGTCCTTTTCGGCGCCGCGATTGATTTCTTCTTATCGATCCATCAATTGATTTATACACCACAAGGATTGTGGATGCGCGCCGTGTACATGTTGATCGGCATGCCGTTGATTTCACTTGGACTCGCCCTCTATCTCCAAATCGGATTCGTATTGATGCCACCGGATTACTTGATGAAGTCACTCATCAGTCGTTTTAAAAGTACATCGCTCGGAGCAACGATCAGCCTCGGCATTCCTTTTGTGATTGCTTGCCTCTTTTCACTAATTGAACGCGAACTGATCGGCATCGGAGTCGGAACTTTCATTTTCCTCTTATTGAACGGTCCACTAATCGAATGGTTCCAGCAATTGTTCCCGATTACAGCACGTCCGCCTAAACGAACAAGTTCTTGA
- a CDS encoding glycerol-3-phosphate responsive antiterminator: MTYFGQKILPSVRKLEDFEKMLKSPYEYGVLLEMHVSRLKAVYEMAHRYDKKMFLHMDLVQGLKNDEYATEYVCQELKPYGVISTKASVILKARQKKVKTMQRMFLLDSSSLEKSYQLMERTQPDYIEVLPGLMPKYIQEVKEKTGRLIFAGGLIDTVEEVEQAIEAGASSITTSNKDLWRHFEPRS; this comes from the coding sequence ATGACATATTTTGGACAGAAGATCCTGCCTTCCGTTAGAAAATTAGAAGACTTTGAAAAGATGCTGAAGAGTCCATATGAATATGGGGTCTTACTCGAAATGCACGTATCGCGTTTAAAAGCAGTCTACGAGATGGCGCATCGTTACGACAAAAAAATGTTTTTGCACATGGATCTCGTTCAAGGATTAAAAAATGATGAATACGCAACGGAATACGTCTGCCAAGAATTGAAACCGTATGGTGTCATTTCGACGAAGGCAAGCGTCATCTTGAAAGCACGTCAAAAAAAGGTCAAGACGATGCAACGCATGTTCTTACTCGATTCGAGTTCACTCGAAAAGAGTTATCAACTTATGGAACGGACGCAACCTGATTACATCGAAGTGTTACCAGGGTTAATGCCAAAGTACATTCAAGAAGTGAAAGAAAAGACGGGACGTCTCATTTTTGCAGGAGGACTCATCGATACGGTCGAGGAAGTTGAACAAGCGATTGAAGCAGGTGCCTCAAGTATCACGACATCGAATAAGGATTTGTGGCGTCATTTTGAACCACGCTCCTAA
- a CDS encoding sensor domain-containing diguanylate cyclase yields MSRPSLRFDVLLAGLISLLFFSMTLGLTFFISQHATNRLQSEVGMNLSTTAHQLSDKLDHYMWSRYAEVKLLGSLSTIQQTEQKAETRQTLEELQRQIPDFSWIGRLDAEGKVVASTNQILEGTSIKERPVFQQALSQPFIGDVHEAVLLAKLLPNPSGEPLQFVDISTPLYDQGRFSGVLATHLSFEWAKAIEQSFQSATSSLQQVDVFIVSQDRKTILLGPNGWSGKTLPDSVTLMSNASATASWQGKEFVSSQSTSRGYKDYDGLGWTVLVRQPTSIAFADADALRQTIFISGLIASFITAVLGWMLAKLLTRPLLKITHAAQQMQDDPSKSLPNHRGIREIETLTDALQQLIHRLLHTEQEKLTFERLSQRDSLTGLANRNGLAQYIEQLPVETRSIYLCLDLDGFKAVNDTYGHALGDLLLIEVSQRLEQLLPPGGFVARLGGDEFIIVLTTQSLTEARYLGEQWIAHVSMPYHLEEQTVHIGMSIGLAEQVTGESLEQVMHRADLALYRSKQNGRGCMSVH; encoded by the coding sequence ATGTCCAGACCCTCACTTCGCTTTGATGTTTTATTGGCAGGATTGATTTCCCTGCTATTTTTTAGCATGACGCTCGGATTAACTTTCTTCATTAGTCAACATGCAACAAACCGACTCCAATCGGAAGTCGGGATGAATCTGTCAACGACCGCTCACCAACTATCTGATAAGCTTGATCATTACATGTGGTCACGTTATGCCGAAGTAAAATTGCTAGGTTCCTTATCAACAATCCAACAAACAGAACAAAAAGCAGAAACACGGCAGACACTCGAAGAGTTACAACGACAGATTCCTGACTTTTCTTGGATTGGTCGCTTAGATGCGGAAGGTAAAGTCGTTGCGTCAACGAACCAGATTCTTGAAGGAACGTCGATCAAGGAACGCCCTGTCTTCCAACAAGCCTTATCACAACCATTCATCGGGGATGTCCATGAAGCTGTCCTACTCGCAAAATTATTGCCGAACCCAAGCGGTGAGCCACTCCAATTCGTCGATATTAGTACACCTTTATATGATCAGGGTCGATTTTCTGGTGTCCTCGCAACACATCTCAGTTTCGAATGGGCAAAAGCGATCGAACAAAGCTTTCAGAGTGCTACTTCCTCTCTCCAACAAGTCGATGTGTTCATCGTTAGTCAAGATCGAAAGACGATTTTGCTTGGACCAAACGGATGGAGCGGTAAAACATTACCCGATAGCGTAACGTTGATGTCGAATGCTTCTGCGACCGCTTCCTGGCAAGGGAAAGAATTCGTCTCTAGTCAAAGTACGAGTCGCGGTTATAAGGACTACGACGGACTCGGGTGGACGGTTCTCGTGCGTCAACCGACTTCGATTGCCTTCGCTGATGCCGACGCTTTACGTCAAACGATTTTCATATCCGGATTGATTGCCTCTTTCATCACAGCCGTACTCGGATGGATGTTAGCGAAGTTATTGACACGACCATTATTAAAAATCACACATGCCGCCCAACAGATGCAGGATGATCCATCAAAATCACTTCCGAATCATCGTGGAATCCGAGAAATCGAGACACTGACGGATGCCTTACAGCAATTGATTCATCGCTTGCTACATACCGAACAAGAGAAATTGACGTTCGAACGCTTATCACAACGCGATAGCCTGACCGGTCTCGCGAACCGAAACGGTCTCGCTCAATACATCGAACAATTGCCTGTAGAAACACGTTCTATCTATCTTTGCCTTGATTTAGACGGCTTTAAAGCAGTCAATGATACGTATGGTCACGCCCTAGGTGATCTCTTGCTGATTGAGGTCAGTCAACGTCTCGAACAATTGCTTCCACCGGGTGGATTCGTGGCTCGTCTGGGCGGCGATGAGTTCATCATCGTCTTGACCACTCAATCCTTAACAGAAGCACGATACTTAGGTGAACAATGGATTGCTCACGTCTCGATGCCGTATCACTTAGAAGAACAAACCGTCCATATCGGGATGAGTATTGGGCTCGCCGAACAGGTGACAGGAGAATCACTCGAACAAGTCATGCATCGCGCTGATTTAGCGCTCTATCGTTCGAAGCAAAACGGCAGAGGATGTATGTCCGTTCATTGA
- a CDS encoding ABC transporter permease, whose product MFSLIQNEWMKWWTTKKAKIVLALYVVIAVGIIIIAKTNDFEFTRYDYYSLTFLLLTSLLGIITIVFTAEAIGNEVRYDTMKHLLMSPYSRMTIYFSKLIFSILIMLFQFVFIAAIVYAGSFAFSEAGDPILFRDTIVEVVSPIFTIFMTLFFSLLFRSVGMIIGFTVLAQFFTSIAGNLLIGFKPAIAKWIIFMHLDWSMYFKDSMTYGTSEAMGTSLTFSVLFVLAHIIVLLGASILVFQRKSYT is encoded by the coding sequence ATGTTTTCGCTCATACAAAATGAATGGATGAAATGGTGGACGACTAAAAAAGCGAAGATCGTTTTAGCGCTATATGTCGTTATTGCAGTTGGTATTATCATCATTGCAAAGACGAATGATTTTGAGTTCACACGTTATGATTATTATTCATTAACATTCCTGTTGTTGACTTCCTTGTTAGGTATCATCACGATCGTCTTCACGGCAGAAGCCATCGGGAATGAAGTACGTTATGACACGATGAAACACTTATTAATGAGTCCGTATTCCAGAATGACGATTTACTTCTCGAAATTGATCTTCTCGATTTTGATCATGTTATTTCAATTCGTGTTCATCGCTGCGATCGTCTACGCAGGCTCATTTGCGTTTTCAGAAGCAGGAGATCCAATTCTGTTCCGAGATACGATCGTCGAAGTTGTCAGTCCGATCTTTACGATATTCATGACGTTATTCTTCTCATTGTTATTCCGTTCTGTCGGAATGATCATCGGCTTCACCGTACTGGCTCAGTTCTTTACGAGCATTGCGGGTAACTTACTGATTGGCTTCAAGCCAGCAATCGCTAAGTGGATCATATTCATGCATTTAGACTGGTCAATGTATTTCAAGGATTCTATGACCTATGGTACGAGTGAAGCGATGGGAACATCTTTGACATTCTCCGTCTTGTTCGTATTGGCACACATCATCGTCTTGTTAGGTGCATCGATTCTTGTCTTCCAAAGAAAATCATATACGTAA